The Verrucomicrobium spinosum DSM 4136 = JCM 18804 genome includes a region encoding these proteins:
- the pbpC gene encoding penicillin-binding protein 1C, with product MNPDPTSPASPRPPTFKRRVLRAALCCACLFALGWWILPWAVPLPEGLLKPQNVSPTFLAADGTPLRQLLTEDGQRVGAPVPFDQIPPALLHATLAAEDKRFFSHSGVDLLAISRSARDNFRHGQVVSGASTITQQLIKISAEKRKRRNLLTKITEALQARRLEMSWSKEQILPEYLHRVSYGNLLTGCGGAAQGYFNKPMRDLTPAECAFLASLPQAPSRLNPFKNLKALRKRQQHVLKKMQEAGWLTSEAYELAIAEPLKLQRGTGGFSAPHAVELLLQQCSADVPTESPPGTFRTTIAPDLQRRVEAILQHRMSLLEGKHVTQAAAVVLENATGRVLALAGSRDFFGTDSGQINGAWAPHSPGSALKPFTYLLALERGFTTASIIPDLPVEYTTPTGLYRPENYDRKLNGPVTLRTALGSSLNIPAVKVLQQLGGETLLLKTLQNAGITTLDQAADHYGLGLTIGNAPVRLLELANAYATIARLGKNQPWTLLQPASTAPPAAEPAPLFQPTCCFLIADILSDNQARVLTFGPHSVIRMPFPCAVKTGTSTNYRDNWTMGFTPEFTVGVWVGNFDNTPMNQVSGVTGAGPVFREIFSHLHDTRGTSWYAPPADLIRARVDPRNGRRITAQSPLVGMSREEYFLPGTLPPPALSADYQTGTGRAYLPMEYSAWLAGSDHWLTGMVALRPRDPLMTPPRITTPLDGTVFYLDPDLRDQGGRLMLEASPEGLQWTSPTLEIALDEDQPYALLTVGHHELVARQPGSGDLARVRIEVRPPPSAALRRPGLLSVPIPAQPGAPVGQQPQGEDQRP from the coding sequence ATGAACCCCGATCCCACTTCCCCAGCCTCGCCACGTCCCCCCACCTTCAAACGCCGCGTCCTGCGCGCGGCCCTCTGCTGCGCCTGCCTCTTCGCCCTCGGCTGGTGGATCCTCCCCTGGGCCGTACCGCTCCCGGAAGGACTCCTGAAACCTCAAAACGTGTCCCCCACCTTCCTGGCAGCAGACGGCACACCTCTCCGCCAACTGCTCACCGAGGATGGCCAACGCGTCGGAGCACCCGTGCCTTTTGACCAAATCCCTCCGGCCCTGCTGCACGCCACGCTCGCCGCGGAGGACAAACGTTTCTTCAGCCACAGCGGGGTGGATCTCCTCGCCATCAGCCGGTCGGCGCGGGATAACTTTCGCCATGGCCAAGTGGTGTCGGGGGCCTCTACCATCACACAACAGCTCATCAAGATCTCCGCAGAGAAGCGCAAGCGCCGCAACCTGCTGACGAAGATCACCGAGGCCCTGCAGGCCCGACGCCTGGAGATGTCCTGGAGCAAGGAGCAAATCCTGCCGGAATACCTGCACCGGGTGAGCTATGGCAACCTGCTCACAGGCTGCGGCGGCGCGGCCCAAGGTTATTTCAACAAACCCATGCGCGACCTCACCCCTGCGGAGTGCGCCTTCCTGGCCTCCCTGCCCCAGGCGCCATCGCGGCTCAACCCCTTCAAGAACCTGAAGGCGCTCCGCAAACGCCAGCAGCATGTCTTGAAGAAGATGCAGGAGGCGGGCTGGCTCACGAGCGAAGCCTATGAGCTGGCCATCGCTGAGCCGCTGAAGCTGCAACGCGGCACGGGAGGGTTCAGCGCTCCGCACGCCGTGGAGTTGCTGCTACAGCAATGCAGCGCGGACGTCCCGACCGAATCACCCCCCGGCACCTTCCGGACGACGATCGCCCCGGACCTCCAGCGTCGGGTAGAAGCGATCCTGCAGCATCGCATGAGCCTGCTGGAAGGCAAACACGTCACCCAGGCAGCGGCCGTGGTGCTGGAGAATGCCACCGGCAGGGTGTTGGCGCTGGCGGGGTCGCGCGACTTTTTCGGCACCGACAGCGGCCAGATCAATGGGGCTTGGGCACCGCATTCACCGGGCTCCGCACTCAAGCCCTTCACCTATCTCCTTGCTCTGGAGCGCGGTTTCACCACGGCCAGCATCATCCCCGATCTGCCGGTGGAGTACACCACGCCCACGGGCCTCTACCGACCGGAAAACTACGACCGTAAGCTCAACGGCCCCGTGACGCTGCGCACCGCCCTGGGCAGTTCCCTGAACATTCCGGCCGTGAAGGTGCTGCAACAACTGGGTGGGGAGACGTTGCTTCTCAAAACCCTGCAAAACGCCGGCATCACCACCCTGGACCAGGCGGCGGATCACTACGGGCTGGGCCTGACGATCGGCAATGCCCCAGTCCGCCTGCTGGAGCTGGCCAATGCCTACGCCACCATCGCCCGCCTGGGAAAAAACCAGCCCTGGACACTGCTCCAGCCGGCCAGCACCGCCCCGCCGGCAGCAGAACCTGCCCCGCTGTTCCAGCCCACCTGTTGTTTCCTCATTGCGGACATCCTCTCCGACAACCAGGCACGGGTGCTGACCTTCGGCCCCCACTCCGTCATCCGCATGCCCTTCCCCTGTGCGGTAAAGACGGGCACGAGCACCAACTACCGGGACAACTGGACGATGGGCTTCACCCCGGAGTTCACCGTGGGGGTGTGGGTGGGGAACTTCGACAACACCCCGATGAACCAGGTTTCAGGAGTCACGGGAGCGGGCCCGGTCTTCCGGGAGATCTTCAGCCACCTGCATGACACCCGGGGCACCTCCTGGTACGCGCCCCCCGCAGACCTCATCCGGGCCAGGGTGGACCCTCGCAACGGCCGCCGCATCACGGCGCAGTCCCCGCTGGTGGGGATGAGCCGGGAGGAGTACTTCCTGCCCGGCACCCTGCCACCACCGGCCCTTTCTGCAGACTACCAGACGGGTACGGGCCGGGCCTACCTGCCCATGGAGTACTCCGCCTGGCTGGCAGGCAGCGACCACTGGCTCACCGGCATGGTCGCCCTGCGCCCGCGGGATCCGCTCATGACGCCCCCCCGCATCACCACCCCGCTGGACGGCACCGTGTTTTACCTCGATCCCGACCTGCGCGACCAGGGCGGGCGGCTGATGCTGGAGGCCTCCCCCGAGGGCCTGCAGTGGACCTCTCCCACGCTGGAGATCGCCCTGGACGAGGACCAGCCCTATGCCCTGCTCACCGTGGGGCACCATGAACTGGTGGCCCGCCAGCCCGGCAGCGGCGATCTGGCCAGGGTCCGCATAGAGGTGCGCCCGCCGCCCTCAGCGGCCCTGCGCCGGCCCGGGCTTCTCAGCGTCCCGATTCCCGCCCAGCCAGGCGCGCCAGTGGGGCAGCAGCCACAGGGCGAAGACCAGCGTCCATAG
- a CDS encoding MMPL family transporter translates to MRFWMRLGLLILVAVLTFCGIKRLHLDTDILGTLPADLPEAAGLRILRDGFSGGDELLVGLVAPDSEAAAASVAGLGAHLRGVSHLVRSVEWAGTLENPDAAAALLAWALQNAPPDRIARLESQLGPDKLAAHLERVLEKLASSPDPAEVQRWSYDPLGLLEAVDLGGLTSMDDAGFSTASADGTVRLLLVAPKEKLTGYKRASAWMAEVQGEILKWQNAGGDARHRLQFLYTGEPSFMAETGSGIERDLSGTIGLATVLIAALFWFMFRRWKMLLWIQVLLALVVLFSLALGGWVLGELSIMSLGFASILLGIAVDYAVFILQEGMDHPHLSAAELRRSALPPIFGGACTTATVFLALLFSGLPGLADMGLMVALGVMAGFAVMVLIMPELVVRGKVRPTVLLARKPAVSPRAGLLATVGVLLVMGGIFIVRGFPGFQSSSAVLRPAHSQSMVGWEHLQQALGKPDQATVPLIATTRDWQSARERMAPAVRVLDQARRDGLIRQHSLPVALLPDAAAQGANRPRLVQLASQKTRLNAAVLDAGFTEDALQLSDRTLAVLEKLGQGKGDAQPLPSEPVAAGVVGRFFNPQATQGGSVLLGSVSFAGEPGSPDLARLEALSQRLVGQDVHLAGWETLGPSLSARIQKDLTRLMLPLLLVLAIMLALTFRNGVDFALCLLMLFMGIAALAASMALLGQSWNLANVASLPLLLGLGIDYGIHMLLAMKRDHNDISKVWATTGRAVFFCGVTTIIGFMSLVFASNGGVASLGIACSVGSLWTLVFALWLLPHWRAWLGGNRDAEKPGPAQGR, encoded by the coding sequence ATGCGATTTTGGATGCGACTGGGGCTGTTGATTCTGGTGGCGGTGCTGACCTTCTGTGGGATCAAGCGGCTGCACCTGGACACGGACATTCTGGGGACGCTGCCTGCGGACCTTCCGGAGGCAGCGGGATTGCGCATCCTGCGAGACGGTTTCTCCGGTGGGGATGAGCTGTTGGTGGGACTGGTGGCCCCTGATTCGGAGGCCGCGGCGGCCAGCGTGGCCGGGCTGGGAGCGCACCTCCGCGGAGTCAGCCACCTCGTGCGTAGCGTGGAGTGGGCCGGTACCCTGGAGAATCCAGATGCCGCCGCCGCGCTGCTGGCCTGGGCGCTCCAGAACGCCCCGCCGGATCGGATCGCCCGACTGGAAAGCCAGCTCGGGCCGGACAAGCTGGCTGCTCATCTGGAACGGGTGCTGGAGAAGCTGGCCAGCTCCCCAGATCCCGCCGAGGTGCAGCGGTGGTCCTATGATCCGCTGGGCCTGCTGGAGGCGGTGGACCTGGGGGGGCTGACCTCCATGGACGATGCGGGATTCAGCACTGCCTCTGCCGATGGCACGGTGCGGCTGCTGCTGGTGGCGCCCAAGGAAAAGCTCACGGGGTACAAAAGGGCCAGCGCCTGGATGGCAGAGGTGCAGGGCGAGATTCTTAAATGGCAGAATGCGGGAGGCGACGCCCGCCATCGTCTGCAATTTCTCTACACGGGAGAGCCCTCCTTCATGGCTGAGACCGGGTCCGGCATTGAGCGGGATCTGAGCGGTACCATTGGCTTGGCCACGGTGCTGATCGCCGCGCTCTTCTGGTTCATGTTCCGCCGGTGGAAGATGCTGCTTTGGATCCAGGTGCTGCTGGCGCTGGTGGTGTTGTTCAGTCTGGCGTTGGGTGGCTGGGTCTTGGGGGAGCTCTCCATCATGAGCCTCGGGTTTGCCTCCATCCTTCTGGGCATCGCGGTGGACTACGCGGTCTTTATTTTGCAGGAGGGCATGGATCACCCGCATCTCTCTGCTGCGGAGTTGCGGCGCAGTGCGTTGCCGCCCATCTTCGGCGGAGCCTGCACCACGGCCACCGTGTTCCTGGCGCTGCTCTTCAGCGGCCTGCCGGGTCTGGCGGACATGGGGCTCATGGTGGCCCTGGGGGTGATGGCGGGCTTTGCCGTCATGGTGCTTATCATGCCGGAACTGGTGGTTCGAGGAAAAGTGCGCCCGACCGTGCTGCTTGCGCGCAAGCCGGCAGTGTCTCCACGTGCCGGGTTGCTGGCTACGGTGGGGGTGCTGCTCGTGATGGGGGGCATCTTTATCGTGCGTGGTTTCCCGGGGTTCCAGTCCAGCTCGGCCGTGCTGCGCCCTGCACACAGCCAGTCCATGGTGGGATGGGAGCATCTGCAGCAGGCGCTGGGCAAGCCGGACCAGGCCACGGTGCCGCTCATCGCCACCACGCGGGACTGGCAGAGTGCGCGTGAACGCATGGCTCCGGCGGTGAGGGTGCTGGACCAGGCCCGTCGTGATGGACTGATCCGCCAGCATTCCCTGCCTGTGGCGCTCCTGCCGGATGCGGCGGCTCAAGGAGCCAACCGCCCCCGGCTGGTGCAGTTGGCCAGTCAAAAAACGAGGCTGAATGCAGCCGTGCTGGATGCGGGATTCACAGAAGACGCCTTGCAGCTCTCCGACCGCACCCTGGCGGTTCTTGAAAAACTGGGGCAGGGGAAGGGTGATGCGCAACCCCTGCCCAGCGAGCCGGTCGCTGCGGGGGTGGTGGGACGCTTCTTTAATCCTCAGGCCACCCAGGGCGGTTCCGTGTTGCTGGGCTCCGTCAGTTTCGCGGGGGAGCCCGGCAGTCCAGACCTGGCCAGGCTGGAAGCGCTGAGCCAGCGCCTCGTGGGGCAGGATGTGCATCTGGCCGGGTGGGAGACGCTCGGCCCCTCCCTCTCTGCCCGCATCCAGAAAGATCTCACCCGGCTCATGCTGCCGCTGCTGCTCGTCCTGGCCATCATGCTCGCGCTCACCTTTCGCAATGGGGTGGACTTTGCCCTCTGTCTGCTCATGCTTTTCATGGGCATCGCCGCGCTGGCGGCCTCCATGGCCCTGCTGGGCCAGTCGTGGAACCTGGCGAATGTGGCATCTCTGCCTCTGTTGTTGGGACTGGGGATCGATTACGGCATTCACATGCTGCTCGCCATGAAACGGGACCACAACGATATCAGCAAGGTGTGGGCCACCACGGGCAGGGCGGTGTTTTTCTGTGGAGTCACGACCATCATTGGCTTCATGAGTCTCGTCTTCGCCAGCAACGGCGGGGTGGCCAGTCTGGGGATCGCCTGCTCCGTGGGCAGCCTATGGACGCTGGTCTTCGCCCTGTGGCTGCTGCCCCACTGGCGCGCCTGGCTGGGCGGGAATCGGGACGCTGAGAAGCCCGGGCCGGCGCAGGGCCGCTGA